The Vigna angularis cultivar LongXiaoDou No.4 chromosome 6, ASM1680809v1, whole genome shotgun sequence genome contains the following window.
atgtctaatatatttttataaattttaaatatagtgTAAAATTAGGTTTTCACCGTTATATGTTTTACATTCggataaaataaagattaaaaaaatataaagcgACATTTCCGTAAATAATTGAAACTTGTTTAAGTTGCATTATATGTTTTATATCAGCgtataatcatataaaaattctataaataattgaaacttGTTTAAGTTAGATTATAGTAGTCCCACACAACATTGTTtaaattaaggttttttttttcttacaattttcTTTGCagttgtgtgtgtgtttttaactttttgaatgCCATTTTTACTGTTAGTTTAGAATTTAGAATTTgtaattatgaaaaagaaatagaacATATAAAtgcaaatgtttttttttcctcgACGTTATGGTAAGTTTTGTGCTATAATTTAAAAGGATGGTTAGAAATAAGATGGAAAAGTTATTTATGTAGACTAAGCATGGAAATCCTTTTACATATTactattgaaataaaatacacAATGTAAATTTTAGCACTGGAGAATGAAAATTAACTAGTACGGTTTATATTAGTTTTCATGTTATTGAATAAccatttaatacatattttttgataataaaatataaaaacaattgtaatgaaaatcttaaaaagtttatcaataaaaaattaaatttatcatttttatattaaataataatataaatatttttattattgaatttttcttctttttagtatttaaagttaaatttattttatccaataaaaattaGCGTATACATAAAACTCagtataaacttttaaataattatacttaaaccagaataaattaaaatattatatttaataaaggTTTGGTGAAGGATACAACAGATAAAACCAATAGTCACGTGTCAGTCAATTTTTCTATATTCATCATCgaaaaaataacatatacaaaatgaaaatttattatttaaaataaaatgaaggtgATATGAcgtaattattgataaaaaattataaaaaagctATAAGAATGTAAGTAAGGACGTGAGAAAAATACAGGTGCACCAAGAACTTGTTACGTTGTCGTTTTAGCCTTTAGCTTACTCATTTAAGTCAAAAGTCTACTTCATTTTGTCATCGACGTTACTGAATTAAACCTAAGAAAAAAATCAGCATGGATTTGATCGATAATTTTGGATCCTAAAATAAGCAAAGTCggcaaaaaaaattatattttttacagtTTAAAGTTGTTTTTATCAGCAAAAACTatggagaaaaataattatttatctatattgTTCTTatcgtttttaaatttaaacagaaaaatgaaaaaaaaagtatatgatTTTTGGTGCGGAAATGAATGGTATTGATTTGGTTGTTCTAAAGATGACATTGCaaccataataataaataataataataataataataataataataataataataataataataataaatatatacatattaatggtgatagataaaagaaaaaggagggtaggaagaaaagaagagaagttGAGAGAGTAATTCCCGATGAAGTAAAGATTAGCAGCGAATCAACAATGGAGTGTTGCAGTCGTCGACCTTGTTAGCAGTCTCACTCGCACTGTAAAAACTGtgtatactttttatttatcttctctcaatttcttcccatttctctctctctttctcaatGTATTATGCTTATGCAATTGCAATTGCAAAGCATTTCCGATCCAGAGAGAGAGAACCTTTGTGACAGCTCTATCAACCCACGAAAACCCTATTCAGGGTTAGATTCTTGATTCTTTCGTTTCTCTGCCCGAGATCTCGCTCTGTACTCACGGCTAGGGTTTTGGTTCGCTTCTTCGTGCGTCCGCCATGGCGAGTTCTTCGGGTTCCAGCTGGCGCGAGGGAATGTCCTCCGACAATATAAAGGGTTTATGCCTCGCTCTCTCCTCCAGCTTCTTCATCGGTGCCAGCTTCATTGTCAAAAAGAAGGGTTTGAAGAAGGCTGGTGCCAGTGGACTCAGGGCCGGTATCCTTCATTCTTCACCGTCGATTGCATTTCGTTTCGTTTTAGTTTTCTACTTCTTTTACTCGCTACTGCCTTTGATTTTAACTGCTGTTTATTTCTCCTGCTTCACTGATCTCTGCCTATTTAGTTTTTGTCCACTTGTTTGGTTTAGTGTGTGGAATGGTCTAGGTTAAATTTTCTGGGGATCTGAAGTTTTTTCTTCGTTTCTCTTGGCTACCCGAGTTCAATTGTCTGAAATCTCTCAAGTTTAAACTCGATGCGCTGTCTTTTTGTATGACTCCGTCTCATTTTACAACACAAATGGACGTAGAATAAGCAGACTgagtgatatttttaaattattctgaCGGGCTTGCGGGAAAGAAAACAGTTTTGTGTGCTCAATTCTAATCCATTTTttaggagttttttttttttctttttttctcgtTTCAACAATATTTTCTTGTGCTCCTTGGGATGAAGTGAAGAGAGATCTGATTGTTTTCGCGGTGCGTTCACCGACACTCAAAAAATGGAGTCTGTGTGACCTGAGTTCCTGCTTTAAATGTTAGAAACGTGGTGGAAAAACTGGCTGCTAGTTAAACGTTTACTCATCTGTAGGGAAATCTCTTATTCTTCTCCTGTAGatacactttttttaatatttaaatgaaatggAGACTTATCAACTCGATTGATTCAGCCTTAGATTTATTTGTTTACTACATGcttatctttttctttgaaTCATTTAATCTATAAATAGTTGTTGtctaatgtttctttttttctggcATTTGCTCTTTCTGTTAGGATGGATATAGTACAAGTCCGTTCACTTATGTTATCGTGCTGTTactagtttatattattttgctTCATGGTCTCCTTGATGGATCATGTGCAATAGTGACTGATTATACAATTTTATCTGACAGGAAGTGGAGGTTATTCTTACTTGTACGAGCCACTTTGGTGGGTGGGAATGATAACAAGTGAGTTATACGTTATTCTGTTTGGTTTTTATAGGACCAGTGACTTGAATGTATTGTTGATTTTTCCTTTCCTAAGTGTATCCTCGAgttcccatttttttttatagttttcttgAGCTTGCAGTTATTTTAGAAATGCAGAAAGTAATGTAGTTACTATGCTTTTATATAAATACAGATTCAGTTCTATGCAGAACCTTAACTGATCGAAAGATCATTCATATAATTGTTTTCCCCTTCATCTCCCTGTTTCCATTTTCTGGAActtattacaaatatttatgcacaaaagtaaataaaggtTGCTAAAGCCTGTACCTTCCATCTATTCAgtctaactttttcttttctattttttcttcacTCATTTTCCAAGCGAATATTTCATCATGGACAACAGGCCTTTTAAAGACGTTAACAAAATTTCCATGAACAATTTATTGATACGAGTTGCTTATTATATTGAGCAGATTCAATTATTTTCTAACACATCTGCAATTTCAACAGTGATTGTAGGAGAAATTGCCAATTTTGCTGCTTATGCATTTGCTCCAGCTATATTGGTCACTCCACTTGGTGCTCTCAGCATTATTATCAGGCATGAAACCACTTAGTTTTCAGATTCTTGCTTGGCTATTGGTACATTCTGACTTGTGACATTTTCTTGCAGTGCTGCTCTTGCTCATATTATTTTAAGGGAGAGGTTACATATTTTCGGAATTCTTGGTTGTGTTTTGTGTGTTGTGGGATCTACAACAATTGTTTTGCATGCACCTCAAGAACGGGAAATTGAATCTGTGACAGAAGTGTGGGATCTTGCTATGGAGCCAGGTAGCCATGTTCCTACGTGGTATACTACTCCCTGTACTCAATAAATGTTGTATTGAATGACTAACCAAGAAAAAGATTGTTCTTCTGCAGCTTTTCTCTTGTATGCGGCTTTAGTTATAACGGCTACTTTTGTCCTTATCTTCCACTTCATTCCTCTCTATGGGCAGACACACATAATGGTTTATATCGGTGTTTGTTCCCTTGTAGGTTCTCTAACGGTATGTCTCATTATCTCGTTGATGACTTTCTAATAGTAGTTTTTCTCTTTGTTATTTCCTCCCTGTATTTGTATTGTAAGGTTTTCCTTTCTAACAGGTTATGAGTGTTAAGGCTCTTGGAATTGCCATTAAGTTAACACTGTCTGGGATGAATCAGCTAATATTCCCTCAAACTTGGGCTTTCACTCTAGTTGTAACAGCTTGTGTTCTTACCcaaatgaattatttaaataaggTACGATTTTTTCTTGAACCATAATTTGTTGTGTAAGTCTTTTAACTTTTAACATGTTGCCATCACATATGACCTTGTGATCTCTAAGTAAACTACTGTGATTGATTGAAATTTTTGTCCAATGGTTTAGAAATAAAGAACATAGTTGGTCACATCCACTGTTTAATGAATACATAGTATCAAATATGTAAACAAGGGAAATATGTAAAATGCTTGCATTTAAATGATAAAGAAAGTCCCCAGATTTGACAGGAAAATTGATAGCTAAATGACGAAGAAGATCAACAAGGTAAAAAGGACAGTGTGACTCTCATTTGTCAGTTGGCCAAGAATTCATCATCTTTTAGTATTTTTTGGAAAACCCTGAAGCTAAAGTTCCAAGTTTCACCCGTGTGGCATGTGAACTGTTGGGAATTCAAAATCACCTTCATTTTGAAGTGGATCCTACATATGCAGTTAGAATAGTTATGCACATGGAAGCTTTGGCTTTTTACGAGTCAGAATATAACATTTATCTATCATATTTTtcgaaaaaatataataagaatgaGTGGTCGCTCAGAATAACTTAATTAACACAACAAGGAATTTTATTTAGTACAAAAAAGGAAGGAAAATATTAATCTAGAAAGTAGAAATAGTGAATGCACTAACCAGTGCTCACTGTGAAGATATTTTGCCATGGTAGTTCCGCCGTAAATTCCTTCAAATCTTGTGTTTTGCATTATTGATTATGAATGAGGAAGAAGTCTTTAGTCCATGTATTTTCTTGAATCAGTAAATTAGTGAATTCAGATTGAGATGTTGATCAATATTCAAATGGCTGAAGTTGGGTAATAACATTGGAAGAAGGTCTGAGAACGCAAGtgtgatgaattttataatttaagactGGGAGAATTGTCAACAATACACTCTATATTATTGGCTGGAATTTATTAGAAATAACAAATGCACATAAAGGAAGGTTAAGGCATGGTTGTCAAACTCGAGATAACACTTAGACTCGTGATTTTATGACTCTAGGTAGAGAAAATGTATTAACTTACAATCAAACTCTATTCTGGATAAATTCTGGACAGTTTGTTAAACTCGAGTTAAGAAGTGAGAGTCAAagagtttaaaaattaatgtaattttttaccCCCACCCTAACCCCTTTGACCCCATAGCTATAGTGTTTTCCAAAGCTCAATGATTTGAGGAAATTAACTCCTTTTTAAAATGTTCACTTTACTAATTTGTTTgtacaaatttatttatgatttggTCATTTAAATGGTTTGattttatttagtaataatgttttatctcactttatttttgtaaatgctattttgctttattttaaagttgaaatgttgattttttcCCTAAGACTATTATGTTATGGGAATgtcattaattgttttttcaatATCATCTTTTTATATTGGATAAAACTTGTACGTGTTTATGAATCGAGTTTTTAGAAGCTTCATGAGTTTATGTAGTCTTGAGTTTGACAACTTTGGGTTAGGTATCTGAGTGGTTTATTATAGGAATAAGTTCATTTTCTCTCTGGCTTTAACGTTTGAATTTGCAGTATTAGGATAAAACTACATGTTTTCATGGTCCTGGGTGTATTTTGTCGTGGTTCTGCTACTTACTAAAATTATGCAATTATTTTTATGCATATTAGTCTCATGATTTGGGGTATACTGAATACTTCTTCCTACTTTACCATTcatttgatatatgttttttttttcatttctgcaATCAGGCACTGGATACTTTTAATACGGCTGTGGTATCTCCTATATATTATGTCATGTTCACAACATTCACCATTGTGGCTAGTGTTATTATGTTTAAGGTAAGTTTTTTTGTCTAACAGGTATTCTTGGACGGCACTACATTGCTTTGCTTTAAGATTCTATCAGTTTTGTTAAAGTAATCAGTATTggttttatattgtttaatatgttttaaagctTCCTTCAGGATATAAGTTTTAAGTATCTTTCTTTCTACCCTACTTTAATGTTTGTTTAAAATTCCATTTGTTTTCATTGTGACTGTAAAATAGAGCGCAACATTATGAAAGATATTATTAATAGAGGCAGAGAAGCTCAGACTTgagaattcttttttatttgctCCTTGAAAGTTGGTGAAATCCCAGCCCTCtgattgtttatatttatgCTATACTTTTGTCAATTGTCATTATACTACTTGTTAGTTTGTTAAGGTTTACGCATGTAAGAAGAATATTGTAGAAGTCTCAATAAGGATAATGGATCAATTGGTGGGAAAGCCCGATCTCCTTTCCAAATGCAGAGTGATCAGAAAAACTGGCGGGGAAACCTTCACGAGGGATTTGAGTCAATATTATAGATATGATTTAAGATAAAAGTATTATGACATTGGTTGGATGGAGTGTGTAACCAATCCGTTAATGGGAAAAGATGGATTGTTGCTGTTAGTTTGTTAGGATAATGCTTAATATCATTTTGTTTTGGTGTTGTCACATGATATTCAACGATATTTGTATGCTGGTTGTTGACTATAAGTATGTCGACCTAGTTTTATTTGCCAATACCTTTGTGAtaaaatgcttacaaatgaagTGCGAGGTAGATGCTTTTATGAATAAACGTGAGTGTAGATTCAATAGGTTGTTAAGCAACTTTTGTTGCTTCCCTTATTAAGCATACGGAAAtgcatatatttaatttcatcaatTCCTGATGTTCGAATTACCAGTTCAAATGTTTCTTGCACATTCATTGTCTTTCAAATCTGGATTATTTTGAAAGTTAACCTTTGAGAATTGAATTTGATGTCAGGACTGGGATAGGCAAAGTCCAACGCAAGTTATCACAGAAATATGTGGGTTTGTGACCATTCTTTCAGGAACTTTTCTTCTCCACAAAACTAAGGATATGGCTGATGGTATGATCTAGTTAC
Protein-coding sequences here:
- the LOC108343212 gene encoding probable magnesium transporter NIPA4 isoform X1, translating into MASSSGSSWREGMSSDNIKGLCLALSSSFFIGASFIVKKKGLKKAGASGLRAGSGGYSYLYEPLWWVGMITMIVGEIANFAAYAFAPAILVTPLGALSIIISAALAHIILRERLHIFGILGCVLCVVGSTTIVLHAPQEREIESVTEVWDLAMEPDCSSAAFLLYAALVITATFVLIFHFIPLYGQTHIMVYIGVCSLVGSLTVMSVKALGIAIKLTLSGMNQLIFPQTWAFTLVVTACVLTQMNYLNKALDTFNTAVVSPIYYVMFTTFTIVASVIMFKDWDRQSPTQVITEICGFVTILSGTFLLHKTKDMADGLQTSPSIRLAKHSEEDGFDGGEGIPLRRQESMRST
- the LOC108343212 gene encoding probable magnesium transporter NIPA4 isoform X2; the encoded protein is MASSSGSSWREGMSSDNIKGLCLALSSSFFIGASFIVKKKGLKKAGASGLRAGSGGYSYLYEPLWWVGMITMIVGEIANFAAYAFAPAILVTPLGALSIIISAALAHIILRERLHIFGILGCVLCVVGSTTIVLHAPQEREIESVTEVWDLAMEPAFLLYAALVITATFVLIFHFIPLYGQTHIMVYIGVCSLVGSLTVMSVKALGIAIKLTLSGMNQLIFPQTWAFTLVVTACVLTQMNYLNKALDTFNTAVVSPIYYVMFTTFTIVASVIMFKDWDRQSPTQVITEICGFVTILSGTFLLHKTKDMADGLQTSPSIRLAKHSEEDGFDGGEGIPLRRQESMRST